TCTAGAAATAGCTCTGGTATCCCATAATTCCTCAAGCTAGATatgcaaatgaaatgaaattgtgACTGTGGGTTAAAAGAATTACAGATTGTACAGTTAAACTCTCGAGTATACCACTCTTTGGGATGAATACCTGTGACAAGGGTTCTTTCCTATGTGTTACTCCTTTTTTGCCTTCTACTAAGAACATGGCAAATTGATCAGGATTCAGGAAGTATAGGGGTAAAATATACGGggggataaaaggaaaaaataaacttgttAAATGAAAAAGGTGAGGAAAATTTCATCTCCtcatgtgttttaaattttatgatcTCTAGAAAATATCTTAATAAGGCATGTATTAAGTCAGTGTTGCCACTTTAGCAATTTTTCAAAGCCTTTCAAAATTATACCACATCTGTGTATCTTCAGGAAAATGAAACCGTTTATTGCACCCTCCAGGCTCCAACACAGGGTCTAACTGGAAAACAGTGTGTGCTTCTCAGATAGCACATCCTGGCAGAAAGTTAAGATTTCCATCCTAGAGAGCGACACAGACTGGCATAGCTCAGGTAATGTACTGGgtgatgtttttaaatatattctctcCTCTCAGTTTACATGTTTTCCACCCAGAGTAGGTTAGCCACTTAAAACTTAATTTATGAATGACTAAATTATTCCTCCTAGAAGCCAAGTGGTAATAGCTTTAATTTACCTGTCTCCTTAATGTTACTGAGAAATAAGAGAATTGCATTTATGCCTTGACATTGCAACTTCAAAcatttgtgtatattttctttgtataatTTGAAGTGACTTGGAGTCTTCAGgctttcagatttaaattgaaagcTGTTTGTTTATCTTAAATGCCTACAACCAGTATAACAGGGTGAACTGAATATACTaagacttttcttctccttttcccttgagCAAAAGCACAAAAATACCCTTTTGTGTAGTGGGAGCTGCTACGCCCCCTTCCtttgggaggggagaggagtggTCTTCTTGAGAGGTACCTGTTTGGTTTCTATTCAGTTCTGAAATTTTTAATCTAATCTGCTGACTCTCCCtgcaaaaaaattttatgtaCCAAACTTTCTCCATTAAAACAACCACATCCCTTACTGACCCTTGAGCATTCACATAGAATTGGAACGGAAAACTGTGAAGAGAGAACTATGTGGTTTTATTTCCCTTagagaaatttattttgaaaatgttgaccctgaggagtcgggtggagagggaggtgggaggggggatcgggatggggaatacgtgtaactatatggctgattcatgtcaatgtatgacaaaacccactgaaatgttgtgaagtgattggcctccaactaataaaataatattaaaaaaaaaaaaagaaaaaaaaaaaaaaagaaaagaaaatggacccCAGAGTGAGGAGAATGTGGGAATCAGAAAGTTGGAGAAGATGCAAACTGGACAAGTTTTTTTCCATcttctgattttttcccccacttcccTCACTGAGCAACCAGAGGTAGAGTGCCTAGGGCCCTTTCTGGGCAATTGGCTATGAGGTCTCGTTATCCCAAGCTTTTTAACTAGATCTCTCTTCTGGTATAAATTATGTTCTGCCTTGATTTATGGTTTGAGGCACATTTGCCATGTTTCTCCAGTTAGCTTGCTACCTCATCAGCAAGAAAATTGGACCTTTCTTATCTCCATGTTTCCCTGCATTGCCCAAAACAAACCAGCTTCTTAGTGGCTTGTAGTACCTATGGATTAGATGGATTCATTCAGGTGGTTTTCCAGATTGCTATAACTAAATTTATCATATCAAAAGCTTAAAAATATACTGATCATGGTAACAGTTTTTGTAAAATGCAATTAAATAGAACCAGTCTTGTAAtaggtatttaaaaaaatcttccagaTTTATTTCAACCTAAGAGATAGTCTAatctagtttattattttttccagagCCAGGTTAATGTAACAGTGAACAGCAGGCTGAATGATCTGATAATTGGAAATGTGAATAAATgagtctgattttttaaaatttgtgaaaaCAATTCCAGGATATCAAGCATATCTGTCAAGGAAGTGGAGAGGATAGAGTTATTTTAAGTATTGTTGCAGTTAATTGTTGCTTCAGATGACAGACTTTCAGAATATTAGTGACTGAAGCAATAGCAGAATTTTTTTGAAGACCAGAAATCTAAAATCTAGAGATAGGAGGTTGCTTCTTTGGGTAAGTAGCTCAACAATGTTAAATTAAATATCTGCTCTTTTTATCTCTCTGATCTGCTGTTCTCACCATGTTGACAGTATCTCTTTCATGGTTGCAAGAATGCTGCTACGGCTCCAAGCATCACATCCCCAGCAAAAATATcccaaaaggaaggaaaaggaagggccAGAGGGCTCTGTTCTTGGGATGAATTAGACCCCAAAAGTCTTGTCCAAGTTGAAGAAAAAGTGTGAAGAACCCCTTGGACTTAGATCAAATTTGCTTTTAATTCTATTTACTCCAGAAACAGCTATTGATAATAAACTATGCAAAAAATATCATTATCGGTCTAGAATGTCAGTGGGTAGAGACAGTTTCCCATTACCTCCTTTACCCCTCCCAGGGAAAGTCTTGAAGTTCTGTGGTCTCGGAAGGTCACACAGAGTGACACAGCTACCAGGGGCCTGAGAAACGGTGTATGAGGTCTGCCACATGCTATAGTTTCACTCACCTGAAGTCACAGGCATCTTGAAATGCCAGGAAGCCTGCTACACTCGGTCCACCGTGGCACTCAGATCTAATGACTGTGTTTGGAGACTTAAAAACTTTAGGACCTGCATGGGGACAACGCCTCTCGCTCTGtagaggttgttgttgttcagtcatgaagtcatgtccagttctgtgaccccatgagctgcagcatgtcaggtcctctgtcctttactatctcgtGGATCTTGCTcacactcacgtccatcgagttggtgatgccatccagccatctttttctctgttgtccctttctcctcctgccttccatttttcccactatcagggtctttcctaatgagttggttctttgcatcaggtggccaaagtattggagtttcagcttcagcatcagtccttccaatgaatattcaggactgatttcctttaggatggactggttggatctccttgcagtccaagggactctcaagagtcttctctaacaccacagttcgaaggcatcaattcttcatccctcagccttttttattgttcagctctcacattcatacataactgctggaaaaaccatagctttggctatatggaggTTAGTTCACCCTTTTTGTCTAAAAGCTCACCCTATATGTTTGAAAGCTTAACAGCAGTTGAGTTGGGAAAAGAGGGAGTAAGGACTTTGGACACAAGAAACAATGCGCGCAAAACAAGTTGGTGTGACCCAGTGTGATCTGTTCAGGGCCCTGCCCGTGACTTGGAGTGGCCGGATCTCAGGCCTGAGCAgggagtgggaggaggtgagACCAGCAGGGGAGTCAGGAGCCTAGGGATGCACCAGGATGCATGGAGGTATACACCATGCACCACGAGAGTCCAGCAGAGTGGTGAATGGGCTAAGAAGGCCTTCCAGAAATCTTGGATCTGAGTCCAGCATAACCCTGATGTTTACCCAAGACCAAGGGTACAGCTGTACAGGTTAGTTATGCTCACACCATCCGAGTTACCAAATATTGTGAATATTGCCTCTGCCCTAGAGGAGTTGGTGAGGGATTCCCCACACAGAGAAGGGAGATGGGCTTCCTAGGGAGGGTTTATACAAAGGCAGCCAGAGAAGGGAGAAGTGGAAATACAAGGGGAGGATGAGGCCAGGGTGGTGGAGGGGCCAGACCATGGTAGGCCGCCTGTGGCAGACCAGAAATTTGCACTTGCGCCTATGGGTCATGGAAAGACAGTGAAGAGTAGAAGCAATCCTACCAGCCCAATGATCCCTTCCTGAACCCGGGACCTCGAACCTCTTACAGGCAGGGTACTTGAGGATGGAGATGACTGCTGATGAAACCAAAGACTTGGCAGAAGTgcttgtgtcattttttatttctttcaaaaggaggaagaaaggaaaaaagagggaaggaaaggaagaaaataaagaggtgggaggaagaggaggaatgagagagggaggaaggaaagcaagaagaggaaaaagggaagagaggaaagggaaagatgaAAAGGTAGAAACCAGCGCAGCAAGACTGACAAGATTTGGCAAAACTTGGCTGAATAGTGGAAATGGAgattactatttattattatgattattaatttgttatttgcttttgcattttaCTTGAgataacttcattttttaaaaaatggtcaggTGGAAATCTAAGTAGATAGAAGCCTTTCTGCAAAGTGATCTGACCATATGTtataaaaaaacctaaaaatgctCACTTTTGACCCAAGAATTCCATGCCAGGATACACAGAGAAAGATTTATAGACAAGTcatctattttcttttgcttcaagTATAGATATAACTCATTTATTTCATCCAGGGAGGAGTGGGAGTGtttatgctaaataaaattttcaattaaagaaatgaactattttaatggaaagtgaaagtgaaatcactcagttgtgtccaactctttgtggaccccatggatggaggagcctgctaggctcctccaaccgtgggattctccaggcaagaatactggagtgggttgccatttccttctccaggggatcttcccgacacagggatcgaacccaagtctcctgcactgcagacagactctttaccatctgtgccaccaggggctCCTATTTTAATGGAACTCTTCCCCAAATACATTGTACCTATCCTGGTACAATGAGTATTCTGAAACACAACTAACCTTTTCCTGATGATTTTTTATTAATGTGAATTAATAATCAAAGTACAGGCTTAATAAATTCAGTGTTGAAAATAGCTTTTGAGGTGCGAGGGGATTTTTGCTCCTGCACAGTACTCCCCTGGACagctggtttctctgcctttcttggttctttcttcttccttgacAGTTGGCTGTCATTTCTCTCTACCTGTCACCTGAGTCCTCATTAGAAATCTGTCATCCAATCAGaacaaagcaaatcaaaaccagatcAAGTTGGTACACATGGTAAATCCATGTTCCAGCAGAGGCCTGCAAGTCTGCCTCCAACTTCTGGGAACCTtgttaaaaatgcttttttctggCCCCATCTCAACTCCTAATAAGCATCTCTGGACCCTGCAAGTACTTAAGGTAGTTATTATTATGAATGTTGACATTTGAGAATTCCTGACTTACAGATTCTCCTATGAAAAAATATCCATGAACTCAAGGCCATATAAAGCCCACAGGATGTCTCTGTGCCCTTGAGCCACTtgcctgtggggtcgcacagcAGTTAGCACTGATGGACTGGTTCCCGTACCATGGCAGGTGTTAAAAGTTCTGAATATCACACGGGCTTAGTGACTTCTAGTTTTTGAACTTGGATCCCTTAGGTGGGTGGAGGGTTGGATGAGGAGATACTTACTTCCTGGACCTGACTTTAGGTAAGCCGAGATATCCGATGAGTAGACCCTGGGTAATTAATGTCTACCTGGTCTATGATCTGGGGAGAAATAGGCTAATAATTACTCATGTCTTCCAAATATGAGACTGTTTGCATAGACTGACTGgtatttacagaaaaaataaaataatgctgacCACCTGAGATAAGCTGGCCACACCCACTTCTTATGACTTCATCCATCTTGGACTGAATATTTAATAGTTTATATATTTTGCCCAACTgaaatttcaatatatttattacacctgttaattattatttttatcaaacTGATTGCTCATACTCATGTTTTATAGATTCATTAAAAAGTTCTAAAACTATACATATACTGTTTCTTCCCTTTAAGAAAAGAACTGAAGATTTTTTATGTTGCATTTTAAGTAAACAAGCCTCTAAATGTCTTTGAAATCACAGTGAACTAAACAGCATGCACTAAAAGGATAATAGAACATGAGTACCTTACTTAGAGGTATATTACCACCTGTCAAAGCctcaaacaacaacagcaacaaaaacccactccagaatgaAAATActggtatatttatataatgcaaAGAGAAATACAGATATAAACCCTCAAAACGGAAGATACATTGATAAAAATGTAGCATTGTAAGCGAAAAAATATTATACAGTACTTGCAGAATTTAGTCTTTCAATTTAAGGTTACAATGTGCCTaacaaataaatagtatttaaaattatagttctcattattaatttaaaataaccatCAGGAGAACAGCACAGCTTAACCTAGCAAACATTTTAAGGAAATGCTTTGTCTCACAGAAGTAGAGTATCATTATAGTCCATCCATTTATACCATGAACAAAAGAAGAACAATTTTCAAAGCGGAAATCAGTTTCATAAGACAGAATAAAACTGGGCTCCTCAAAGCAAAAACTGTTTCcataaagttttttaatttttattggccaAAAATACCTGAACAGTTTTGATGTAGTACTCTGCTTGTCTCAGAAAGCCCTCCCAATCCATCAACCACAATCAGTACATACAAAAACATGCAATACTGTATTTTCTCCACACCATTACTAACCAAAACACTTTTTACTCTTTTGAAAGGTACAGTTTTACAGAAATGTTTCCACTCGAGATTGGTATAATACAGAGAGCAGTTTGTCGCTGACGGGCATTTCCTAGTGTATAAAGCAAGGTAGGAAACAAATCTTACTTGTGTTGTTACCTATTAAAAATGACTTCCTTGCTACTCTCTCCCATCTCTGCTCTTTAAATTCACTATCAATACTTAACAAAGTTCTCAACGCCTTCCAAGAACCAGAGCAGTCCAGCTGACCCCAGGCCGGCAATTCAGAGGGAACTCGAGACAACTTTCCCTCTGTCTCCTGCTTCCAACAGAAGACCCTCAAGAAATCGAACTGGTGAAGCCCCTCTGGGTTCCTCTACTTCACTGCAAAATGTAATACCACTTGAGGTTGTCAAAAATAGCTTCTGTAGAAAACTGGCCATGGTCTTTAGGAAAGGTTGCATGAAGAAAATtagcctttattaaaaaaaaaaaaaaagagagagtaacACATGGAATAAAAGACATCAGTACAGGTACAAAGACTCCAGGACCTACATCCATGTcaggatgaaaatatatttagaagGACAATCgcaggagctggggtggggctgggacttTGAAACCCTACCCCTGAACAATTGGAGTCTGTACAATCCAAGTGATGATGCACTTCGAGAGTCGTTTTGAAGGCAgcatagaaaattaaaaaggggGCCGAAGGGCAGAAGAGACGTCGCCATCCAAGCCAAAGAGAGAGGCCGGGCTGGGGTGCAGGTGGCGGGAGGGCCACTTATAAACCGATGCCTTTCAAGTCGCAGGGGAGGGTGGCCTGGGTGGCCTGCGGGCTCTGGCAGCAGGGGAACTGGGCGCGGAAGCAGTCCCTGAGCTCCCTGTTGAAGAGGAAGCACACGACGGGGTTGATGCCGGCCTGCGCGAAGGTCAGCCACACGGAGGCCGTCAGGTAGGCCTGGGGGACGGCGCCGGGCCGCACCAGGACCCGCAGGTAGCTGGCCACGACGTAGGGCCCCCagagcagcaggaagagcagCGTGACGGCGTAGAACATCTTGCACAGCCTCTTCTCCGTCTTGAACTCCTCGAGCACGAGGAGGCGGCGCGCGCCACGACCCGGCCCGGCCGGCCGGATGCCCACGAGGGCCGGCGGCGTGGGCCCGCGGCCGAAGCCGGCCGTCCAGTTGGCGGCCGCCTGGCCGGTGGCGCCGGGGCCGTGGAAGGTCCAGTCGTGGCTGACGGCGGGCACGAGGCGCGCGGGCCGCATCTTGCGGCGGTCGTGGATGAAGAAGAGCAGGCGGAGGTAGACGAGGTGCGTGGCGCCCACCACCACggccagcagcagcaggaagcccAGCGCGCCCGGGGCGCCGTCGGGCCGCTGCTCCAGGGCGCACGGCGCGTCCTCgtcgtcgccgccgccgccgccgtccaGCACGGGCGGGAAGGCCGCGGCCAGCGCCAGCGCCCAGGCGGCGCACACCAGCATGGCGGCGCACGGCCAGCCGGCCAGGCGTTCGGCGTAGAAGCGGTGGTGCGCGATGG
This genomic stretch from Muntiacus reevesi chromosome 4, mMunRee1.1, whole genome shotgun sequence harbors:
- the GPR27 gene encoding probable G-protein coupled receptor 27, which translates into the protein MANASEPGSGGGGGGGGGGEAAALGLKLATLSLLLCVSLAGNVLFALLIVRERSLHRAPYYLLLDLCLADGLRALACLPAVMLAARRAAAAAGAPPGALGCKLLAFLAALFCFHAAFLLLGVGVTRYLAIAHHRFYAERLAGWPCAAMLVCAAWALALAAAFPPVLDGGGGGDDEDAPCALEQRPDGAPGALGFLLLLAVVVGATHLVYLRLLFFIHDRRKMRPARLVPAVSHDWTFHGPGATGQAAANWTAGFGRGPTPPALVGIRPAGPGRGARRLLVLEEFKTEKRLCKMFYAVTLLFLLLWGPYVVASYLRVLVRPGAVPQAYLTASVWLTFAQAGINPVVCFLFNRELRDCFRAQFPCCQSPQATQATLPCDLKGIGL